CCTTTCTTGGTCAGTTCATGAGCCGCAACTGCCCCATACAGTCCTGCCCCAACGATCAGATAATCATACTGTTTCATGTTCTTTCTCCTTCTCTTTTTCACTCTCGTGTCTCTTTCCGACTCCCGCCTGACGCAACTGATTCAGTTCCAGTTCATACAACTGCCTGTGTTTCTTCACGATCACATCCAGGATCACCCCACAGATCCACATCAGTGATCCGATGGTTGCTGTCACTCCGCATACGATCACGGTCGGGAACTTCCTGACCAGCCCGGTCTTAAAATACTCCAACAGAACCGGTACAAAAAATACCAATGCAATGATCCACAAAATTCCTGAGATCCAGGAAAAGAAGTGGAACGGTTTGTACTCCTTAAACAGAGAAGCAATGGTTTTCAGCACCTTAAATCCATCAGAAAATGTATTCAGCTTCGATTCACTTCCCGCCGGTCTGTCGCGGTAAGTCACCGGGATCTCTTCGATCAGAAAGTTCTTATCTACTGCATGGATCGTCATCTCTGTCTCGATCTCAAACCCTTTGGATAATACCGGGAAAGATTTGACGAACAGCGGGCTGAATGCACGATAGCCCGTCATAATGTCCCGGATATCATTATGGAATAATTTATTGATCAGATCTCTTACAATCCGATTTCCGAAATTGTGGAACGGACGCTTATTTTCCGTAAAATAAGTAGAAGACAGTCTGTCTCCAACCACCATATCCACGCCCTTTTCCAATACAAGATTTACCATTTCCCTTGCATTTTCCGCCGGATAGGTATCATCTCCGTCGATCATCAGATAGCAGTCCGCATCAATATCACGGAACATGCTCCGAATCACATTTCCTTTTCCCTGTCGATACTCATATCGCACAATCGCACCCGCTTCCCGGGCAATCTCATCGGTATGATCCGTGGAATTGTTATCATACACGTAGATATCTGCCTCCGGAAGTGCTGTCTTGTAGTCCTCCACGACCTTTCGGATCGTCAGACTCTCATTATAGCAGGGAATCAGCACTGCAATTTTATTCATTTTGTTTCTCCTGTGTCTTTCTAAACCTTTCAGCTTTTCGTTTTATTGGAACGTTGCCTGATTTGCATAATTTACTGCAATATAAGTCTTTCCTCTGTTGATCGAGATTTCCTGACCGTTTTCATCATAGAATCTCAGTCTGGACCACTCATTATTGGCCTCTTTTGCCCAGTGAATCTTCTGGATTCCGCCATTGGAAATATAATATCCTGTGGAATCCATACCTCCCTGCCAGTCTAACTCTTTATGTCCCACATCATCCCGGACAGAGATTGAAGTTTCCAACACGAACACATTGGTAAATGCCAGTTGATTTCCTGTCTTTCCGTCGATCTGCGGTTCTCCGGAATTATCCTTTTTATAGGTCTTGCTCGCTTCATCATAAGTCAGTGTCGCGGACTGTGCCCCGAAATTGATGTCCACTTTCGTACAATCTCCACCGGCTGGTTTCAACTGTTCACTCATTCCGTTAAACCGGAATGCAGTATCCTTCTTATCATCCGCCAGATCCGTACGCTTTCCTTCCGCCTGTACCACAGAAGCAAATCTGGTTCCGTCAAAATATCCGGTGTGTTCCAGAGGATATCCTGCTTTCTGCCGTTCCTCATCTCTTCCAAACAATCCCCCGGATTATTCATTCCATCGTACTGATCCAATCCCAGAGACTGTAAATAGTCTGCAATACTGTCATCGATTCCCCAGTTTACATAAAAGGCATCAAATCCCTGTGAAAATGCCGGGAAATAATAACGGCAGCTACGAATCGCGCAGATCTTAGGCAGCTTCGTATAGTCTGCATACAGTGCCATAAACCGAGTCTGATCTCCCTCCACCGGGATTTCAAAGATCACATCTGCCTGTTCCACACCGTACTGCGGCATTGCCGCCGGAATATTATTGACCATCACTGCCACCGGACGTTTTCCAATGGCTTCTTCGCTCAAGTCTCCCAGACCTGTCAGCAGATTCTGATTGGCCGGGATCTCTTCTTCCGGTTCTTCCTCTACCTTCGGTTCCTCTTTTTCCACTTTCGTTTCTTTCTTCGGTTCCTCTTTTTTCGAGCAAGCCGGAAGCAGCGTCGCTGCCATCAGTACCGCTAACAAGATACATACTTTTCTTTTCATAGATTTCGTCCTCCCATACTGTCCTTTATTATAACTTCCCATCCGTTTTATTGCAACACATAGCCCAGACAACAGGCAGACAGATCAACAGCGGATACCCGTATCGGAAGACCACCACCGGAGACAACATCAACGTTCCCCACAGTCCGATCAACAAAAAAAACGGCACCGCCATCTCATAACGCTTCTTCCGGATACAGACGATGATCCCGACCACAATCAGCCAAAACGCAGTGGCCGCGCTGTAAAGCAGGGAAAGCAGCGGAATTCGGTTATAGCTTCCCGCTTCCGTCATTTTCTCATAGAACCAGTCCAGCCCTTTTCCCACCGGAGTCTGCCGGATAAAGATCTGATGTTCCCAGGAGATCCCCACCTGATCCAGGTCTGCTCCGTGATACGGGATATACGGTAGATAGGTGTCCGGATTGGGATAATACGCAAACGGATTCCAGAACCCTTCATTGGTTGCCAGGAACGCCTCCACATAAACCACCGGGCACTTTAATCCCACCTGAATCCACAACTTTACAAACCGCCCCGGATCCATTTCAAACAATTGAACATTGAATGTATCTTTTGCCGGATCTGCCACCGCCGAAATGTATTTAGAATAATCCGGAATATAAGCCTCCACCTGTGCCTGCTGTTTCTCCGTCAGTTCTTCCGGCGCATCCACCATCACACGGGACAACTGCTGGATCGGCACACACAGCATTTCCGCACTGCTTCCCTTTGTGATGCCCAGACGCTCGTAAACCGGTCCGGTAAAGATTCCCCAGAGCACCACCACCGACAATCCAAGTGCCAGTACACGTTTCCAGTATTTCCGACAGACAATCAGCATAGACGGCAGTGTAAACAGGAAAATGTAGATTCCCGTATTTCGAAATCCGCACATCAGAAATGTCAATATCACATACTCCACCGCCTGTTTCCAGGATGCAAAAAATGATTTCTGATCTTTGACCATCTCGTAGGTTTTCCACACTACCAACAGGAAAAATCCCGCAAAAATCGTATCTTTTGTCGTCGTTACGGCAGAAATGCTGTGGTACGGCATCAAGGCAAAATATGCCAGTACCATCCACCACACGATTTTTCCGGATCCGCCCTTTCCAAACCTGTCTTTCAGTCGATACAGCACATATGCATATACGAAAGAAAGGAACAGCATCTGCAAAACGGCGAGAAGCGCAACGCCCGCCTCATAAGATCCCAGTATCTGTTTTCCAAGTTTCAGGCATCCGCCCAGTAAATAGGTATGAAGGATCGGATGATGGGCACTGATCGTTCCTTCCAGATACCACTTCATCTGAAACACATTGTCCACCACAAAAACCCCCGGCCACGCAGCCAGAAGTCCCGGTATCCACGCCAGAAACATCAAGCCCCATATCCAAATCCACGATTTCTTTTTGTTTTTCATCCCGCCTCTTCCATTCTGATTCTACCTGTCTCTCATAACTGTGTCTTTCTATATTAGGTGATTCCTACTTTTTGCTGCCTGCTTACTCCTTACATTTTCTTTGTTTCCCATGTTTTTCCAATGTAAGCCACACTCCAAATACGAATACAGCTCCAAGTGACAACACCCGTCCGGTCCGAACACCCGGTACCTCGTAGACCAGTTTTACTTCATTTTCTCCCTGTGTCACCGGAATCACGCTCAGCGCATTGGCTCCTTCTCTGATCCGGACCGACTCTCCGTTGACCCAGGCTTTCCATCCCTCATCGTAAGGAATGGTAAGCAACAGATTTCCTTCCGGCTCCTTACATTCATAAGTTCCTTCTACCCGTCCGTCTTTAAACACCTCCGGTTCGAATCCATTTTTTTTCAGACGATCCGTCACCTGCTCCAGCGTTTTCAAATCCAATTGATAGAAGGATCCGTCCACATCCTCTGCCGTTCCCGCGTAATCCGTAAAGGAAACCGTATGCGGCTGTTCCGATTCTCCCACTGCAAACACCAGATAACTAAGCCAACAGGAATACTTACAACGATACGTTCCATCCACATAAAGTGTGGTGTTCAGCTCCCCGATCTTCGACTCTACATCTCCGTAGAGTAAGCTGCCCTCGCCCAATGCCGGGAACTGATAAGATAAGACTCCGTCCTGTACCACCGGTTCTGCCTCAATTTTTTGGAACAACTCCACGTTTTCTCCCAACAACTTCGAATACAACTGATTCTGAAATTCGAAAGGATTGCCCGGCTCCGTCCAGTCAAAGACCTGATCCGAAACGCCCATGCCAATTCCCAGTGCGTAAGGATTCTCATAGACCTGTTTCTCATTGACCGTTCCGAGACGCTCCACCTTCTGAAGTCCCAAAAGATCCTGTCTGGACAATACATAACGGATTCCAAACAGAGCATCCGCCGGCAGAATCGGCTCCGTGTAAATGCTCAGATCATAAGTCGAAGAATATCCCAGATCATGAATCATATCGCTGATGTTGGTATCATAGGTTGAAGAATAATGGGAAATCCCGTGATAACCATATGCCATGGAATCATTCAGATACGCAGAACAATGGCTCTCCTCATTGTACCGCTTGGACACCGTTTCCATCCTGTAAAATGTCGAAGGTTTCGCAGATTCCTTTACCAGATCCGCCTGAACCTTTGCTTCCTTCGCATAAGTCTGATACGCTTCCACCGATGGATTCCAGCCATAATTAAATGCAAAAGTAATCACACCGTTTGCCACCAATTCTGCTCCCAGCAGAATACTCAAAGCACACCATCTCGCCCGATCCTGCTTCAGAATCAAATAAATCAGTACATAAAGGATCAAGCTGATCATCGTCGCATAAAACGTCTTAACCTCATAACCTTTCCACAGGTGTGAGGCAAGAAAAGCGATCAAAATTCCGCCGAAAATTGCCGCCATCTTCCGGTTTTTCTTCCAGATTCCACCGTGTTTCTTTTCTTTTTGCTCTCCAATCGCTTCTTCTGATTTTTCCCACACAAGGATTCCCCTGGCCGCCAGATAAAGCACCAGAAAGATCACCACAAAACTATAACGGAACCGGAAGCTTGCCACATGGCGCACCCCGCTCCAAATGCAGTCCAGCGGCACAAACCAACAGCTTGCAAACATGAACAATACCGCGACTGCCGATAAGATCTTTTTCTTTTTCTCCACGCTCTTTGCCAGAAAATAGTACACGAAAAAGCCGAAAAACAAAAGCCCGCAATATAAAGACACCGTTCCGGCAATGGTTCCCACGCCGAATCCCCGGAAAATGTCAAAAAAGGAATCATAAAATTCCGGTGCAAAAATCGTAGGATCCCAGACAGATTTTCCTTTCTGCAATCCCTTGAAAACCGGATAGAACACCACCATACTTCCAAACAGCCCCAACAGCATGACACCGGCGCACTGGAAACTGTCCAAAAAGAAGCGTTTCCATTTTCCGGATGCAGATTCTTTAAATAACATCAGAATCCGCTCGTACAGATAATAGCAGACACCGAACAGACAGATCATATATCCGGTATACCAGTTAATCATAATGGAAAACGCCACGCACAAGAACAACGGCACTTTCCGTTTTTCCGTTACAAACCGGTAAATCGAAAGCAACAGAAGGGGCAAAAAGATCACGCCGTCCAACCACATAATATTGGAACACTGAAGCATGGTATACTGCATCAGACCATATCCAACAGACAGACCTGCGGATGCGAAAAGAGAGAGCTTTTCAAATCTCCCTCTCATAAATGCAAATGACGTCACTCCGGCAGTTCCCATTTTTAACATGGTGATCAGGAAGACAAACAGCGGTAAATGTTCTGTATCAAAGAATACCACCAGAAGGTTAAACGGACTTGCCAGATAATATCCGAACAATGCCACCAACGAACCTCCCAGTGATTTGGAGAAAGAATACCCAATCTGTGCCTTTCCCAGCAGCACATCCCGGTAAAACGCAAAATAATCCACATACTGGATGTCCTCATCCCAGAGCAGATTTAATTTGTCCCCAAATGGATAAAGCCCACTCAGTGTCTGAATCACCATATATAAAATTGCGATTGCGGCAAACACAAGGATTGCCGCAAAAAGAGTCCTTCTTTTCTTTTTATTCATTTGTCTGGTTTCCTTTTGCATCCACATTTGTCTCTTTACAGATATAGATCGGGCGCTTCTTCGTTTCCAGATAGGTCTTGGACAGATACATGCCCAGAATTCCCATGCAGAACAACTGAATTCCACCCAGCATCAGTATAATACAGGTCATAGACGGCCATCCTGCCACCGGATCCCCGAAACATAAGGTTTTTACCAGAATCACAACCAGGAAAATAAATGCCACACAGCAGAAAAAGATTCCCAGTACTGATGCCAGTGCCAGCGGCGCCGTAGAAAATCCGATAATCCCTTCAATACTGTAAAGCAACAGCTTCCAGAACGACCACTTTGTTTCCCCCGCACGTCGTTCCACATTTTCAAATTCGATCCATTTTGTCTGAAATCCGACCCAGCCGAAAATGCCTTTGGAAAACCGGTTGTACTCTTTCATATCCAGAATTGCTTCCATAAACTGTCTGGTCATCAGACGGTAATCTCTGGCACCATCCATGATCTCTGTGGTAGAAATCCTGTTCATCAGCCCATAAAAGCGACGGGCGAAGAACGATCGTACCGGTGGTTCTCCCTTTCTGGTCACACGACGGGTAGCCGCA
This window of the Mediterraneibacter butyricigenes genome carries:
- a CDS encoding glycosyltransferase family 2 protein, with product MNKIAVLIPCYNESLTIRKVVEDYKTALPEADIYVYDNNSTDHTDEIAREAGAIVRYEYRQGKGNVIRSMFRDIDADCYLMIDGDDTYPAENAREMVNLVLEKGVDMVVGDRLSSTYFTENKRPFHNFGNRIVRDLINKLFHNDIRDIMTGYRAFSPLFVKSFPVLSKGFEIETEMTIHAVDKNFLIEEIPVTYRDRPAGSESKLNTFSDGFKVLKTIASLFKEYKPFHFFSWISGILWIIALVFFVPVLLEYFKTGLVRKFPTVIVCGVTATIGSLMWICGVILDVIVKKHRQLYELELNQLRQAGVGKRHESEKEKEKEHETV
- a CDS encoding DUF3048 C-terminal domain-containing protein, which codes for MSEQLKPAGGDCTKVDINFGAQSATLTYDEASKTYKKDNSGEPQIDGKTGNQLAFTNVFVLETSISVRDDVGHKELDWQGGMDSTGYYISNGGIQKIHWAKEANNEWSRLRFYDENGQEISINRGKTYIAVNYANQATFQ
- a CDS encoding DUF3048 N-terminal domain-containing protein → MKRKVCILLAVLMAATLLPACSKKEEPKKETKVEKEEPKVEEEPEEEIPANQNLLTGLGDLSEEAIGKRPVAVMVNNIPAAMPQYGVEQADVIFEIPVEGDQTRFMALYADYTKLPKICAIRSCRYYFPAFSQGFDAFYVNWGIDDSIADYLQSLGLDQYDGMNNPGDCLEEMRNGRKQDILWNTPDILTEPDLLLWYRRKESVRIWRMIRRILHSGLTE
- a CDS encoding DUF6020 family protein, producing MKNKKKSWIWIWGLMFLAWIPGLLAAWPGVFVVDNVFQMKWYLEGTISAHHPILHTYLLGGCLKLGKQILGSYEAGVALLAVLQMLFLSFVYAYVLYRLKDRFGKGGSGKIVWWMVLAYFALMPYHSISAVTTTKDTIFAGFFLLVVWKTYEMVKDQKSFFASWKQAVEYVILTFLMCGFRNTGIYIFLFTLPSMLIVCRKYWKRVLALGLSVVVLWGIFTGPVYERLGITKGSSAEMLCVPIQQLSRVMVDAPEELTEKQQAQVEAYIPDYSKYISAVADPAKDTFNVQLFEMDPGRFVKLWIQVGLKCPVVYVEAFLATNEGFWNPFAYYPNPDTYLPYIPYHGADLDQVGISWEHQIFIRQTPVGKGLDWFYEKMTEAGSYNRIPLLSLLYSAATAFWLIVVGIIVCIRKKRYEMAVPFFLLIGLWGTLMLSPVVVFRYGYPLLICLPVVWAMCCNKTDGKL
- a CDS encoding YfhO family protein, with translation MNKKKRRTLFAAILVFAAIAILYMVIQTLSGLYPFGDKLNLLWDEDIQYVDYFAFYRDVLLGKAQIGYSFSKSLGGSLVALFGYYLASPFNLLVVFFDTEHLPLFVFLITMLKMGTAGVTSFAFMRGRFEKLSLFASAGLSVGYGLMQYTMLQCSNIMWLDGVIFLPLLLLSIYRFVTEKRKVPLFLCVAFSIMINWYTGYMICLFGVCYYLYERILMLFKESASGKWKRFFLDSFQCAGVMLLGLFGSMVVFYPVFKGLQKGKSVWDPTIFAPEFYDSFFDIFRGFGVGTIAGTVSLYCGLLFFGFFVYYFLAKSVEKKKKILSAVAVLFMFASCWFVPLDCIWSGVRHVASFRFRYSFVVIFLVLYLAARGILVWEKSEEAIGEQKEKKHGGIWKKNRKMAAIFGGILIAFLASHLWKGYEVKTFYATMISLILYVLIYLILKQDRARWCALSILLGAELVANGVITFAFNYGWNPSVEAYQTYAKEAKVQADLVKESAKPSTFYRMETVSKRYNEESHCSAYLNDSMAYGYHGISHYSSTYDTNISDMIHDLGYSSTYDLSIYTEPILPADALFGIRYVLSRQDLLGLQKVERLGTVNEKQVYENPYALGIGMGVSDQVFDWTEPGNPFEFQNQLYSKLLGENVELFQKIEAEPVVQDGVLSYQFPALGEGSLLYGDVESKIGELNTTLYVDGTYRCKYSCWLSYLVFAVGESEQPHTVSFTDYAGTAEDVDGSFYQLDLKTLEQVTDRLKKNGFEPEVFKDGRVEGTYECKEPEGNLLLTIPYDEGWKAWVNGESVRIREGANALSVIPVTQGENEVKLVYEVPGVRTGRVLSLGAVFVFGVWLTLEKHGKQRKCKE
- a CDS encoding glycosyltransferase family 2 protein — its product is MVKEQISLIVPCYNEEEVLPYFYQAFCEIAEKLKEYALEVIFVNDGSKDRTLEIVKGFATEDSRVKYISFSRNFGKEAAIYAGFEHASGDYIAMLDADLQDPPELLPEMIHAIKEEGYDSAATRRVTRKGEPPVRSFFARRFYGLMNRISTTEIMDGARDYRLMTRQFMEAILDMKEYNRFSKGIFGWVGFQTKWIEFENVERRAGETKWSFWKLLLYSIEGIIGFSTAPLALASVLGIFFCCVAFIFLVVILVKTLCFGDPVAGWPSMTCIILMLGGIQLFCMGILGMYLSKTYLETKKRPIYICKETNVDAKGNQTNE